The proteins below come from a single Myxococcus virescens genomic window:
- a CDS encoding SulP family inorganic anion transporter, protein MSTSKSPESVASPWKALATDLPASLVVFLVALPLCMGIALASGAPIVSGLIAGVIGGIVVGLFGGVPLQVSGPAAGLAVMVFGFIQQMGLAMTCAAVAVAGVVQMILGGMKVARGALAISPAVIHGMMAGIGILIVLGQVHIVMGGAPQSSAWQNVKELPGQIADLHGAATLLGLLTIGVMVAWQFVPGKLKKVPGPLVAVVSATAAATFMGADVARVDLPENIFSSIQLPTFPKGDWVTFGTAVLSLALVASAESLLSAVATDKMHTGPRANLDRELFGQGLANTISGLAGGLPITGVIVRSATNITAGAKTRLSGTLHGVWLLLFITLLGSVAGLVPLTVLAGLLVFVGAKLVNVHHIRELQKRGELAVYLVTVAGVVGVNLLAGIGMGLAFAVLRLLWHLGSVKVDVHQQAHASYLVRISGALTFVGVPKLSTALAQVPSGSKVELDLAVQTLDHSGHEALESWCDTHRKTGGSVFAESLEDVWSRKGTVKPSSPVAVGGPNHNSLVSGGAQ, encoded by the coding sequence ATGTCGACTTCGAAGAGTCCTGAGAGCGTTGCTTCCCCCTGGAAGGCGCTGGCCACGGACCTGCCTGCTTCCCTGGTGGTGTTCCTGGTGGCGTTGCCGTTGTGTATGGGAATCGCGCTGGCTTCAGGCGCGCCCATCGTCAGCGGGCTCATCGCGGGTGTGATTGGCGGCATCGTGGTGGGGCTCTTTGGAGGCGTGCCCCTCCAGGTGAGCGGTCCCGCGGCCGGCCTCGCGGTCATGGTGTTTGGCTTCATCCAGCAGATGGGCCTGGCGATGACGTGCGCGGCGGTGGCCGTCGCGGGCGTGGTGCAGATGATTCTCGGCGGGATGAAGGTGGCGCGCGGCGCGCTGGCCATCTCTCCCGCCGTCATCCACGGGATGATGGCCGGCATTGGCATCCTCATCGTCCTGGGACAGGTCCACATCGTGATGGGTGGCGCGCCGCAGTCGAGCGCGTGGCAGAACGTGAAGGAGCTGCCGGGGCAGATTGCGGACCTTCATGGCGCCGCGACGCTGCTGGGCCTGCTGACCATCGGCGTGATGGTGGCGTGGCAGTTCGTTCCCGGAAAGTTGAAGAAGGTCCCCGGTCCGCTCGTGGCCGTGGTGAGCGCCACCGCGGCGGCGACCTTCATGGGTGCCGACGTGGCCCGGGTGGACCTGCCGGAGAACATCTTCTCCAGCATCCAGCTGCCCACCTTCCCCAAGGGCGACTGGGTCACCTTCGGCACGGCGGTGCTGTCGCTGGCGCTGGTCGCGAGCGCGGAGTCGCTCTTGAGCGCGGTGGCCACGGACAAGATGCACACGGGCCCCCGTGCGAACCTGGACCGCGAGCTCTTCGGCCAGGGCCTGGCGAACACGATTTCGGGTCTGGCGGGCGGCCTGCCCATCACCGGCGTCATCGTCCGCAGCGCCACCAACATCACCGCCGGCGCGAAGACGCGGCTGTCGGGAACGCTGCACGGCGTGTGGCTGCTCCTGTTCATCACGTTGCTCGGCTCGGTGGCGGGGCTCGTCCCCCTCACCGTGCTGGCGGGTCTGCTCGTCTTCGTCGGCGCCAAGCTGGTGAACGTGCACCACATCCGTGAGCTCCAGAAGCGCGGGGAGCTGGCCGTGTACCTGGTGACGGTGGCCGGCGTGGTGGGCGTCAACCTGCTGGCCGGTATCGGCATGGGCCTGGCGTTCGCGGTGCTGCGCCTGCTGTGGCACCTGGGCAGCGTCAAGGTGGACGTGCACCAGCAGGCGCATGCGTCCTATCTGGTTCGAATCTCGGGCGCGCTGACGTTCGTCGGCGTCCCCAAGCTGTCCACCGCGCTGGCGCAGGTTCCGTCGGGCTCCAAGGTGGAGCTGGACCTGGCGGTGCAGACGCTGGACCACTCCGGGCACGAAGCCCTGGAGAGCTGGTGTGACACGCATCGCAAGACGGGTGGCTCGGTGTTCGCCGAGTCGCTCGAAGACGTCTGGAGCCGCAAGGGCACGGTGAAGCCGAGCAGCCCCGTGGCCGTTGGCGGTCCCAATCACAACTCGCTTGTCTCTGGAGGTGCGCAGTGA
- a CDS encoding sigma-54-dependent transcriptional regulator: protein MSTYLLLVDDDRTFASLAASVLRHEGFRVTLAHSLHDARGAMSREAPDLVVLDRRLPDGDGIDFLPELRAQLPDTPVLMVTAHGDIASAVEAIQAGARDYLSKPVELDDLVLRARRAVADLQLQERLRLAESELGGRRRLSRPHSPKMLAALQMLERIAKAPRSPVLLLGETGVGKEVIARHLHALQGGQGSFVHVNCAALPATMVESELFGHERGAFTDARTARRGLVEVAAGGVLFLDEVGELPLQLQAKLLTFLDKGAFRRLGGTAELSSSARVVTATNRDLTKEVAEGRFREDLYFRLSVFRVDIPPLRERREDLLPLAQSLVAELGAELGRRPVSFSSAARARLERYPFPGNVRELRNVLERALVLEAGPELELAALEPQGTSGPPDVDPDAFVVSGAPRPLQDVERLYVRHVLARLDGRRMEAARVLGLSYPTFLRRLEEE, encoded by the coding sequence ATGAGCACCTATCTGTTGCTGGTCGATGACGACCGGACCTTCGCCTCGCTGGCGGCCTCCGTGCTGCGACACGAGGGCTTCCGCGTCACGCTGGCGCATTCACTCCATGACGCGCGTGGGGCCATGTCCCGCGAGGCGCCAGACCTGGTGGTGTTGGACCGGCGCCTGCCGGACGGGGACGGCATCGACTTCCTGCCGGAGCTGCGCGCCCAGCTTCCGGACACGCCCGTGTTGATGGTGACGGCGCACGGCGACATCGCCAGTGCGGTGGAGGCCATCCAGGCGGGCGCGCGCGACTACCTGTCCAAGCCGGTGGAGCTGGATGACCTGGTGCTGCGCGCCCGCCGCGCCGTCGCGGACCTGCAGCTCCAGGAGCGGCTGCGTCTGGCGGAGAGCGAGCTGGGTGGACGGCGGCGCCTGTCGCGTCCGCATTCGCCGAAGATGCTCGCCGCGCTGCAGATGCTGGAGCGCATCGCCAAGGCGCCGCGCAGCCCGGTGCTACTGCTGGGCGAGACAGGCGTGGGCAAGGAGGTGATTGCGCGCCACTTGCACGCGCTGCAAGGCGGGCAGGGCTCGTTCGTCCACGTCAACTGCGCCGCGCTGCCCGCCACCATGGTGGAAAGTGAACTCTTCGGCCATGAGCGCGGCGCCTTCACCGACGCGCGAACCGCCCGCCGCGGCCTGGTGGAGGTGGCCGCGGGCGGCGTGCTCTTCCTGGACGAGGTGGGCGAGTTGCCGCTGCAGCTCCAGGCGAAGCTGCTCACCTTCCTGGACAAGGGCGCCTTCCGCCGCCTGGGGGGCACCGCCGAGCTGAGCAGCAGCGCGCGCGTGGTGACGGCCACCAACCGCGACCTGACCAAGGAGGTGGCCGAGGGCCGCTTCCGCGAGGACCTCTACTTCCGCCTGAGCGTCTTCCGGGTGGACATTCCGCCGCTGCGCGAGCGCCGCGAGGACCTGTTGCCTTTGGCACAGTCCCTGGTGGCGGAGCTGGGCGCCGAGCTGGGGCGCCGGCCCGTGAGCTTCTCCAGCGCCGCGCGCGCCCGGCTGGAGCGCTACCCGTTCCCCGGCAACGTCCGTGAGCTGCGCAACGTGCTCGAACGAGCCCTGGTGCTGGAGGCCGGACCCGAGCTGGAGCTCGCCGCCCTGGAGCCGCAGGGCACCAGCGGCCCGCCCGATGTGGACCCCGACGCGTTCGTCGTCTCCGGGGCTCCGCGCCCCTTGCAGGATGTGGAGCGGTTGTACGTCCGGCACGTCCTCGCCCGCTTGGATGGGCGCCGGATGGAGGCCGCCCGGGTGCTGGGACTCTCCTATCCCACCTTCCTCCGCCGGCTCGAGGAGGAGTAG
- a CDS encoding sensor histidine kinase, with protein MTSAHLPPTPPPLPTLTPTPGELAHAQRRGGRSALVGLGLVGLVALTSPVLGYVEDVRNAREELLSRLLNQAQVQSEALGVHLGLLEAELARVAGHPALSPEDGASPAELALLESAFYHSSLFSEGVALLTPEGERVWSDPPDMPLGRSPLTQRPWFRRMVEGRQPEIDLLEGEGGPIVVAVPMFQDGRFKGVLLGELRASALPTRPTAQTSLVLMDDHGQVLMPVGFKLGAGDITGRLRALANLPGPLTLDDMHMMGAGAWVGKSDLLLVVLEEETATAGLRARFLRQLAFHIALLSSTLIIFILLLRHSYRSLLAAEERLRRQETMAALGTAASLIAHEVKNALNGIQAALSVLRHTPAGSELPVGALRSQVERLSHLARSLLSFGAPRAALRRRCEVHLLVKDALQGVKLLPESEAVALTTSLEESLWVQGDAALLVSAIDNVLRNAVEAGAVAKDTGMQLAPWVSVRLTREEHDAVLVVEDNAGGVDPRLEPRLWEPFATGRAKGVGLGLPMARASVEAHGGSLNYVRSPLGSRFTLRLPLEVAR; from the coding sequence ATGACTTCCGCCCACCTGCCGCCAACCCCGCCTCCACTCCCGACGCTGACCCCCACGCCGGGCGAGCTGGCCCACGCGCAGCGGCGCGGGGGGCGCTCCGCGCTCGTCGGTCTGGGGCTGGTGGGGCTGGTGGCGCTGACGAGCCCCGTGCTGGGCTACGTGGAGGACGTGCGCAACGCGCGCGAGGAGCTGCTGAGCCGGCTGCTCAACCAGGCGCAGGTGCAGTCGGAGGCGCTGGGCGTCCACCTGGGGCTGTTGGAGGCGGAGCTGGCCCGCGTGGCCGGGCACCCCGCGCTGTCCCCCGAGGACGGCGCCTCCCCGGCGGAGCTGGCCCTGCTGGAGAGCGCCTTCTACCATTCGTCCCTCTTCTCGGAGGGCGTGGCCCTGCTGACGCCCGAGGGCGAGCGCGTCTGGAGCGACCCTCCGGACATGCCGCTGGGGCGCTCACCGCTGACGCAGCGGCCCTGGTTCCGCCGGATGGTGGAGGGCCGCCAGCCGGAAATCGACCTGCTGGAAGGGGAGGGGGGGCCCATCGTGGTCGCCGTCCCCATGTTCCAGGACGGCCGCTTCAAGGGCGTGCTGCTGGGAGAGCTCCGCGCCAGCGCGCTGCCCACGCGGCCCACCGCGCAGACGTCACTGGTGCTGATGGATGACCACGGTCAGGTCCTGATGCCTGTGGGGTTCAAGCTGGGCGCCGGGGACATCACGGGGCGGCTGCGCGCGCTGGCGAACTTGCCGGGGCCGCTGACGTTGGATGACATGCACATGATGGGCGCGGGCGCGTGGGTGGGGAAGAGCGACCTGCTGTTGGTCGTCCTGGAGGAGGAGACGGCCACCGCGGGCCTCCGGGCGCGCTTCCTGCGGCAGCTGGCGTTCCACATCGCCCTGCTGAGCAGCACGCTCATCATCTTCATCCTCCTGCTGCGGCACTCCTACCGTTCGCTGCTGGCGGCCGAGGAGCGGCTGCGACGCCAGGAGACCATGGCCGCGCTGGGGACCGCGGCCTCGCTCATCGCGCATGAGGTGAAGAACGCCCTCAACGGCATCCAGGCCGCGCTGTCCGTGCTCCGGCATACCCCCGCGGGCAGCGAGCTGCCCGTGGGCGCGCTGCGCTCGCAGGTGGAGCGCCTGAGTCATCTGGCGCGCTCGCTGCTGTCCTTCGGGGCGCCTCGTGCAGCGCTGCGCCGCCGCTGCGAGGTGCACCTGCTGGTGAAGGACGCGCTCCAGGGCGTGAAGCTGCTGCCGGAGTCAGAGGCCGTGGCACTGACCACGTCCCTGGAGGAGTCCCTGTGGGTCCAGGGGGATGCCGCGCTGCTGGTGTCCGCCATCGACAACGTGTTGCGCAACGCGGTGGAGGCAGGCGCGGTGGCGAAGGACACAGGGATGCAGTTGGCACCGTGGGTGAGCGTGCGTCTGACGCGGGAGGAACATGACGCCGTGCTCGTGGTGGAGGACAATGCGGGCGGCGTGGATCCGCGTCTCGAGCCCAGGTTGTGGGAACCTTTCGCCACCGGGCGGGCCAAGGGCGTGGGGCTGGGGCTGCCCATGGCGCGTGCCTCCGTGGAGGCCCATGGTGGCAGTCTGAACTATGTCCGGAGTCCGCTGGGAAGCCGCTTCACGCTGCGCCTTCCGTTGGAGGTGGCCCGATGA
- a CDS encoding response regulator produces the protein MPHVLIIDDERDLAELIDFNLRGSGLTTHVSHTGEEALVAAREQNPDLVLLDLMLPDMSGIDVCRQLRASPQSRGVLIVMLTAKGEESDRIRGFEVGADDYVVKPFSVRELVLRLKAILRRGAPTAGSTAPLALGPLRLDVASHRFFVEEREVALTALEFRLLEHLLARLGRVQTREQLLEEVWGLSSSLETRTIDTHVMRLRDKLGPARALLETVRGVGYRMLDPAAG, from the coding sequence ATGCCCCATGTCCTCATCATCGACGACGAACGCGACCTCGCGGAGCTCATTGATTTCAACCTGCGGGGTTCCGGCCTCACCACGCACGTGTCCCATACTGGCGAAGAAGCGCTGGTGGCCGCGCGCGAGCAGAACCCCGACCTCGTGCTGCTGGACCTGATGCTGCCGGACATGTCCGGCATCGATGTCTGCCGGCAGCTACGGGCCAGCCCTCAGTCCCGGGGCGTCCTCATCGTCATGCTCACCGCCAAGGGCGAGGAGTCCGACCGCATCCGCGGCTTCGAGGTGGGCGCGGACGACTACGTGGTGAAGCCCTTCAGCGTGCGGGAGCTGGTGCTGCGACTGAAGGCCATCCTCCGCCGCGGCGCCCCCACGGCTGGCAGCACGGCGCCACTGGCGCTGGGGCCCCTTCGCCTGGACGTGGCGTCCCACCGCTTCTTCGTGGAGGAGCGCGAGGTGGCCCTCACCGCGCTGGAGTTCCGGCTCCTGGAGCACCTGCTCGCCCGCCTGGGCCGGGTGCAGACACGTGAACAGTTGCTGGAAGAGGTGTGGGGCCTGTCATCCTCCCTGGAGACGCGCACCATCGACACCCACGTCATGCGCCTGCGCGACAAGCTGGGCCCGGCGCGCGCGCTGCTGGAGACGGTCCGCGGTGTCGGCTACCGGATGCTGGACCCAGCCGCGGGCTGA
- a CDS encoding phosphate ABC transporter substrate-binding protein yields the protein MKSLLKLLLAVFLLALPAAAQAGTVTIKGSDTMVILGQRWAEAFMKKNPNIKVQVTGGGSGVGLAALQNGTTDIAMSSREMKKAEADKLRARYKAPPAQRSVAKDGVTFYVHQGNPVSALTTEQLMKIYVGDITSWKQVGGADAPIVAYSRENSSGTYVFVKDMVLDGEDFAPAIQTLPGTAAVVNAVSKEKNSLGYGGAAYAEGIKELKVKKGNEEIAPSADNIKSGKYPLARDLFFYLRAEPTGDIKAFIDFALSPEGQAIVTQVGYFLVK from the coding sequence ATGAAATCGCTCCTCAAGCTCCTGCTCGCGGTGTTCCTCCTGGCGCTCCCCGCCGCTGCCCAGGCGGGCACCGTCACCATCAAGGGCTCCGACACCATGGTCATCCTCGGCCAGCGCTGGGCCGAGGCGTTCATGAAGAAGAACCCCAACATCAAGGTCCAGGTCACCGGCGGCGGCTCCGGCGTGGGGCTGGCGGCGCTCCAGAACGGCACCACGGACATCGCCATGTCCAGCCGGGAGATGAAGAAGGCGGAAGCCGACAAGCTCCGCGCGCGCTACAAGGCGCCGCCCGCGCAGCGCTCGGTGGCCAAGGACGGCGTCACCTTCTACGTCCACCAGGGCAACCCCGTGAGCGCGCTCACCACCGAGCAGCTGATGAAGATCTACGTGGGCGACATCACCTCCTGGAAGCAGGTGGGTGGCGCGGACGCGCCCATCGTCGCGTACTCCCGGGAGAACTCCTCCGGCACCTACGTCTTCGTGAAGGACATGGTGCTGGACGGCGAGGACTTCGCGCCCGCCATCCAGACCCTGCCCGGCACCGCCGCGGTGGTGAACGCCGTCTCCAAGGAGAAGAACAGCCTGGGCTACGGCGGCGCCGCATACGCAGAGGGCATCAAGGAGCTGAAGGTGAAGAAGGGCAACGAGGAGATCGCCCCCAGCGCGGACAACATCAAGAGCGGCAAGTACCCGCTGGCGCGCGACCTCTTCTTCTACCTGCGCGCCGAGCCGACCGGCGACATCAAGGCCTTCATCGACTTCGCGCTCTCCCCCGAAGGTCAGGCCATCGTCACCCAGGTCGGCTACTTCCTCGTGAAGTAG
- the pstC gene encoding phosphate ABC transporter permease subunit PstC produces the protein MEQGLTRVVAAPRLSAAARRRQLREKAVAGFITLMAFTGIAALILIIVFVAKEALTLFTDADARHEASLAKMFLPQEGRYPFRWQPVSDTPKVSMIPLFVGTLKITLVSMLVAVPMGVFSALFVAEFAPRRLRELLKPIIELLAGIPSVVLGFFALMVLSPVVKDLFHLDRPLNGTLAGLALALAIVPVIFTVSEDALTAVPRSYREASLALGATLWETAWKVVLPAAAPGILAACVLGFGRAIGETMIVLMASGNADIVSWNLGDSARSLSATIAAEMGEVVVGSPHYSLLFFIGVELFIFTFVLNMVASTWTKKVLQRLTGSAS, from the coding sequence ATGGAGCAAGGTCTCACGCGGGTCGTGGCCGCGCCGCGCCTGTCCGCGGCGGCGCGGAGGCGTCAACTGCGGGAGAAGGCCGTCGCGGGCTTCATCACCCTGATGGCGTTCACGGGCATCGCCGCGCTCATCCTCATCATCGTCTTCGTGGCCAAGGAGGCGCTGACGCTCTTCACCGACGCGGACGCCCGCCACGAAGCCAGCCTCGCCAAGATGTTCCTGCCGCAGGAGGGCCGCTACCCGTTCCGGTGGCAGCCCGTGTCGGACACGCCCAAGGTCAGCATGATTCCGCTGTTCGTGGGCACGCTGAAAATCACCCTGGTCTCCATGCTGGTGGCGGTGCCCATGGGCGTCTTCAGCGCGCTCTTCGTCGCGGAGTTCGCCCCGCGCCGCCTGCGCGAGCTGCTCAAGCCCATCATCGAACTGCTGGCCGGCATCCCCTCGGTGGTGCTGGGCTTCTTCGCGCTGATGGTGCTGTCCCCCGTGGTGAAGGACCTGTTCCACCTGGACCGGCCGCTCAACGGCACGCTTGCGGGGCTGGCGCTGGCGCTGGCCATCGTCCCGGTCATCTTCACCGTGTCCGAGGACGCGCTCACCGCGGTGCCCCGCAGCTACCGCGAGGCCTCGCTGGCGCTGGGCGCCACGCTCTGGGAGACGGCGTGGAAGGTGGTGCTGCCCGCGGCGGCCCCCGGCATCCTCGCCGCGTGCGTGCTGGGCTTCGGCCGGGCCATTGGCGAGACGATGATTGTCCTCATGGCGTCAGGCAACGCGGACATCGTGTCCTGGAACCTGGGGGACTCGGCGCGCTCGCTGTCGGCCACCATCGCGGCGGAGATGGGTGAAGTGGTGGTGGGCAGCCCGCACTACTCCCTGCTCTTCTTCATCGGCGTGGAGCTGTTCATCTTCACCTTCGTCCTCAACATGGTCGCCTCCACGTGGACGAAGAAGGTCCTCCAGCGGCTGACCGGGAGCGCCTCGTGA
- the pstA gene encoding phosphate ABC transporter permease PstA, with protein sequence MKYTTRRAVGLGLTGLTALAAFFIVGMLALILLDVARNGAHHLSWTFLTQPPSDGMMGGGIFPAIFGTAALTLLMTVAVMPVGVLTAVYLHEYAPPESRFARWVRVAVVNLAGVPSIVFGLFGLGFFILFVGGNLDRMLGYEEMHWAQPGILWASLTLAVLTLPVVIVSTEEALRAVPLEQRTASLALGATQSQTLARVVLPGALPGILTGAVLAISRGAGEVAPILFTGAAYFLPDLPTHLDSQFMHLGYHTYVMATQSPNVTEASGPLYATVLVLLALTFALNLVAVIIRTRTRRKAASAH encoded by the coding sequence GTGAAGTACACCACGCGCCGGGCGGTGGGGCTGGGCCTCACCGGACTGACGGCCCTCGCGGCCTTCTTCATCGTGGGCATGCTGGCCCTCATCCTGCTGGACGTCGCGCGCAACGGCGCCCATCACCTCTCCTGGACCTTCCTCACCCAGCCCCCCAGCGACGGCATGATGGGCGGCGGCATCTTCCCCGCCATCTTCGGCACCGCCGCGCTCACGCTCCTGATGACGGTGGCGGTGATGCCGGTGGGTGTGCTCACCGCCGTGTACCTCCACGAGTACGCGCCGCCGGAGTCACGCTTCGCCCGCTGGGTGCGCGTGGCGGTGGTCAACCTCGCGGGCGTGCCCTCCATCGTCTTCGGCCTCTTCGGGCTCGGCTTCTTCATCCTCTTCGTCGGCGGCAACCTGGACCGGATGCTGGGCTACGAGGAGATGCACTGGGCCCAGCCGGGCATCCTCTGGGCCTCGCTGACGCTGGCGGTGCTGACGCTGCCGGTGGTCATCGTCTCCACGGAGGAGGCGCTGCGCGCGGTGCCGCTGGAGCAGCGCACCGCCAGCCTGGCCCTGGGCGCCACCCAGTCACAGACGCTGGCGCGGGTGGTGCTGCCCGGCGCCCTGCCCGGCATCCTCACCGGCGCGGTGCTGGCCATCTCCCGCGGCGCGGGCGAAGTCGCCCCCATCCTCTTCACCGGCGCCGCCTACTTCCTGCCGGACCTGCCCACGCACCTGGACTCCCAGTTCATGCACCTGGGCTACCACACGTATGTCATGGCCACCCAGTCACCGAACGTGACGGAGGCCAGTGGTCCGCTGTATGCGACGGTGCTGGTGCTGCTGGCGCTCACCTTCGCCCTCAACCTCGTCGCGGTCATCATCCGGACGCGCACGCGCCGCAAGGCCGCCAGCGCCCACTGA